In one Zonotrichia albicollis isolate bZonAlb1 chromosome 14, bZonAlb1.hap1, whole genome shotgun sequence genomic region, the following are encoded:
- the XIAP gene encoding E3 ubiquitin-protein ligase XIAP isoform X1 — MTCNVPPSSGASADTDGAQEWAQERERLGTFVGFPQDCPVSVLALAQAGFVYTGEGDKVKCFSCHTTVEGWVPGDSAVERHKQLAPNCKFVTESAFLESGMDPDTQNYQNGTENGTSNSALPCALDDPDVEADYLLRTRQVVDMSDTLYPKNPAMCSEETRLKSFHNWPLNGQLTPQELANAGFYYTGVGDQVACFCCGGKLKNWEPGDRAWSEHKRHFPKCLFVLGRDVGNVSSESVPSELGVSGLNNAQYPWNPSMAKYGKRLQTFLSWIYPVDKEKLAEAGFYSVGNADHVVCFHCGGGLQEWKENEDPWDQHAKWFPGCRFVRNEKGIEFINNVHLKDGCTDSTTEAAEGTIIPKDGLLQNPLVQSAIAMGFSLSEIRNTMEKRLQMTGESHTSVEDLVADLSAHKENTRDEEPNEIPVEQDELIQLQNLYLSTEEKLRRLQEEKLCKICMAKDVSVVFIPCGHLVACKECAQLLNECPLCRKDIMKIQEIFLY, encoded by the exons ATGACGTGCAATGTCCCCCCGAGCTCGGGAGCCTCTGCGGACACCGACGGGGCCCAGGAGTGGGCGCAGGAACGGGAGCGACTGGGAACTTTTGTGGGATTCCCACAGGACTGTcctgtttctgtgctggctctggcccAAGCTGGCTTTGTTTATACTGGAGAAGGTGACAAAGTGAAGTGCTTCAGTTGCCATACTACTGTGGAAGGATGGGTGCCTGGGGATTCTGCAGTTGAGAGACACAAACAGCTTGCCCCCAACTGCAAGTTTGTTACTGAATCTGCTTTTCTGGAAAGTGGCATGGATCCTGATACCCAGAACTACCAGAATGGAACTGAAAATGGTACCAGCAATTCAGCCCTCCCATGTGCTCTGGATGACCCTGACGTGGAGGCAGATTACCTTCTGAGAACTAGGCAGGTTGTGGATATGTCAGACACTTTGTATCCTAAAAACCCTGCGATGTGCAGTGAAGAAACAAGATTAAAGTCTTTTCACAACTGGCCCCTCAATGGCCAGCTGACACCACAGGAATTAGCTAATGCTGGATTTTATTACACAGGTGTTGGTGACCAAGTGGCATGTTTTTGTTGTGGTGGAAAATTGAAGAACTGGGAACCCGGTGACAGAGCTTGGTCAGAACACAAGAGGCATTTTCCCAAATGCCTTTTTGTCCTGGGCCGGGATGTAGGAAATGTTTCAAGTGAATCTGTTCCTTCTGAGCTTGGTGTAAGTGGTCTGAACAATGCACAGTACCCATGGAATCCCTCTATGGCAAAATATGGAAAACGTTTACAAACATTTTTATCTTGGATATATCCTGTTGACAAGGAGAAACTTGCAGAAGCTGGGTTCTATAGCGTAG GTAATGCTGATCATGTTGTGTGTTTCCACTGTGGTGGAGGATTGCAAGAATGGAAGGAAAATGAGGACCCTTGGGATCAACATGCCAAATGGTTTCCTGG GTGCAGATTTGTGAGGAATGAAAAGGGGATAGAATTTATAAATAATGTTCACTTAAAAGATGGATGTACGGATTCAACA ACAGAAGCTGCTGAAGGGACAATAATTCCTAAAG ATGGTCTCTTACAGAATCCTTTGGTACAAAGTGCCATAGCCATGGGTTTCAGTTTGTCTGAGATTAGGAACACCATGGAAAAGAGATTGCAGATGACTGGAGAAAGTCACACATCTGTTGAGGATCTGGTAGCAGACTTAAGTGCTCATAAAGAAAATACAAGGGATGAAGAACCAAATGAAATCCCAGTTGAGCAAGATGAGCTTATTCAGTTACAAAACCTCT ACCTCAGTACTGAAGAGAAGTTACGACgtttgcaggaagaaaagctcTGTAAAATCTGTATGGCCAAGGACGTGTCTGTTGTCTTCATTCCCTGTGGTCACCTCGTTGCCTGTAAGGAATGTGCTCAGTTGCTTAATGAATGCCCTCTGTGTCGTAAAGACATTATGAAAATACAGGAAATTTTTTTGTATTAG
- the XIAP gene encoding E3 ubiquitin-protein ligase XIAP isoform X2, with translation MTCNVPPSSGASADTDGAQEWAQERERLGTFVGFPQDCPVSVLALAQAGFVYTGEGDKVKCFSCHTTVEGWVPGDSAVERHKQLAPNCKFVTESAFLESGMDPDTQNYQNGTENGTSNSALPCALDDPDVEADYLLRTRQVVDMSDTLYPKNPAMCSEETRLKSFHNWPLNGQLTPQELANAGFYYTGVGDQVACFCCGGKLKNWEPGDRAWSEHKRHFPKCLFVLGRDVGNVSSESVPSELGVSGLNNAQYPWNPSMAKYGKRLQTFLSWIYPVDKEKLAEAGFYSVGNADHVVCFHCGGGLQEWKENEDPWDQHAKWFPGCRFVRNEKGIEFINNVHLKDGCTDSTTEAAEGTIIPKDLSTEEKLRRLQEEKLCKICMAKDVSVVFIPCGHLVACKECAQLLNECPLCRKDIMKIQEIFLY, from the exons ATGACGTGCAATGTCCCCCCGAGCTCGGGAGCCTCTGCGGACACCGACGGGGCCCAGGAGTGGGCGCAGGAACGGGAGCGACTGGGAACTTTTGTGGGATTCCCACAGGACTGTcctgtttctgtgctggctctggcccAAGCTGGCTTTGTTTATACTGGAGAAGGTGACAAAGTGAAGTGCTTCAGTTGCCATACTACTGTGGAAGGATGGGTGCCTGGGGATTCTGCAGTTGAGAGACACAAACAGCTTGCCCCCAACTGCAAGTTTGTTACTGAATCTGCTTTTCTGGAAAGTGGCATGGATCCTGATACCCAGAACTACCAGAATGGAACTGAAAATGGTACCAGCAATTCAGCCCTCCCATGTGCTCTGGATGACCCTGACGTGGAGGCAGATTACCTTCTGAGAACTAGGCAGGTTGTGGATATGTCAGACACTTTGTATCCTAAAAACCCTGCGATGTGCAGTGAAGAAACAAGATTAAAGTCTTTTCACAACTGGCCCCTCAATGGCCAGCTGACACCACAGGAATTAGCTAATGCTGGATTTTATTACACAGGTGTTGGTGACCAAGTGGCATGTTTTTGTTGTGGTGGAAAATTGAAGAACTGGGAACCCGGTGACAGAGCTTGGTCAGAACACAAGAGGCATTTTCCCAAATGCCTTTTTGTCCTGGGCCGGGATGTAGGAAATGTTTCAAGTGAATCTGTTCCTTCTGAGCTTGGTGTAAGTGGTCTGAACAATGCACAGTACCCATGGAATCCCTCTATGGCAAAATATGGAAAACGTTTACAAACATTTTTATCTTGGATATATCCTGTTGACAAGGAGAAACTTGCAGAAGCTGGGTTCTATAGCGTAG GTAATGCTGATCATGTTGTGTGTTTCCACTGTGGTGGAGGATTGCAAGAATGGAAGGAAAATGAGGACCCTTGGGATCAACATGCCAAATGGTTTCCTGG GTGCAGATTTGTGAGGAATGAAAAGGGGATAGAATTTATAAATAATGTTCACTTAAAAGATGGATGTACGGATTCAACA ACAGAAGCTGCTGAAGGGACAATAATTCCTAAAG ACCTCAGTACTGAAGAGAAGTTACGACgtttgcaggaagaaaagctcTGTAAAATCTGTATGGCCAAGGACGTGTCTGTTGTCTTCATTCCCTGTGGTCACCTCGTTGCCTGTAAGGAATGTGCTCAGTTGCTTAATGAATGCCCTCTGTGTCGTAAAGACATTATGAAAATACAGGAAATTTTTTTGTATTAG